In the Peromyscus maniculatus bairdii isolate BWxNUB_F1_BW_parent chromosome 20, HU_Pman_BW_mat_3.1, whole genome shotgun sequence genome, one interval contains:
- the Lratd2 gene encoding protein LRATD2 has protein sequence MGNQVEKLTHLSYKEVPTADPTGVDRDDGPRIGVSYIFSNDDEDVEPQPPPQGPDGGALPDSGDRPPLPPPQPYDPRQHEVECSVFYRDECIYQKSFAPGSAALSTYTPENLLNKCSPGDLVEFVSQAQYPHWAVYVGNFQVVHLHRLEVSNSFLTDASQGRRGRVVNDLYRYKPLSPSAVVRNALAHVGAKERELSWRNSESFAAWCRYGKREFKIGGELRIGKQPYRLQIQLSAQRSHTLEFQSLEDLIMEKRRNDQIGRAAVLQELATHLHPTEPDEGDSDAARTTPSPLRPPALGSEEEDGDSVVH, from the coding sequence ATGGGCAATCAGGTGGAGAAACTGACCCACCTAAGTTACAAGGAAGTTCCCACGGCCGATCCGACCGGCGTGGACCGAGACGATGGGCCCCGCATAGGAGTCTCTTATATTTTCTCCAATGACGACGAAGATGTGGAACCGCAGCCACCGCCCCAGGGGCCTGATGGCGGAGCGTTGCCGGACTCCGGGGACCGGCCTCCCCTGCCCCCGCCGCAGCCCTATGACCCGCGGCAGCACGAGGTGGAATGCTCGGTGTTTTATCGCGACGAGTGCATCTATCAGAAAAGCTTCGCGCCGGGGTCGGCGGCGCTAAGCACCTACACACCCGAGAACCTGCTCAACAAGTGCAGTCCAGGCGACCTCGTGGAGTTTGTGTCGCAGGCGCAGTACCCACACTGGGCTGTCTATGTGGGCAATTTCCAGGTGGTGCATCTGCACCGGCTGGAGGTGAGCAACAGCTTCCTGACCGACGCAAGCCAAGGTCGGCGCGGCCGCGTGGTCAACGATCTGTATCGCTACAAGCCACTGAGTCCCAGCGCTGTGGTGCGCAACGCGCTGGCGCACGTGGGCGCCAAGGAGCGGGAGCTCAGCTGGCGCAACTCGGAGAGCTTTGCCGCCTGGTGCCGCTATGGCAAACGTGAGTTCAAGATCGGTGGCGAGCTGCGCATCGGCAAGCAGCCCTACCGTTTGCAGATTCAGCTCTCGGCTCAGCGCAGCCACACTCTGGAGTTCCAGAGCCTGGAGGACTTGATCATGGAGAAGCGGCGCAATGACCAAATCGGACGCGCGGCGGTGCTGCAGGAGCTCGCCACGCACCTGCACCCGACTGAGCCAGATGAGGGCGACAGCGATGCGGCTCGGACTACACCGTCTCCCCTGCGCCCCCCTGCACTGGGCTccgaggaggaggatggagactCGGTGGTGCACTGA